Proteins co-encoded in one Pseudorhizobium banfieldiae genomic window:
- a CDS encoding purine-nucleoside phosphorylase, giving the protein MRDVADLLVDRLNGLMPRCAVVLGSGLGSLVENISDPVRIPYRDLPGFPVSGVTGHAGELVAGHLGREPVIMLSGRAHYYEKGDPRAMRFPIEVLKGLGVQSIVLTNSAGSLRQDMPPGSVMQITDHINYSGMNPLIGEEGDRRFVGMTNAYDAELATDMRNAAIRCGIPLFTGVYMWFSGPSFETPAEIRMARTLGADAVGMSTVPEVILARFFGLRVAAASVITNFGAGMTGEELSHEETKDMAPVGGRRLAAILEEMLADKGL; this is encoded by the coding sequence ATGAGGGATGTCGCGGATCTTCTGGTCGATCGGTTGAACGGGCTGATGCCGCGTTGCGCCGTCGTGCTTGGCTCCGGCCTTGGCTCGCTGGTCGAGAACATCTCCGATCCGGTTCGCATTCCCTATCGCGACCTGCCGGGTTTTCCTGTCAGTGGCGTGACAGGTCATGCGGGCGAACTCGTCGCTGGCCATCTGGGCCGGGAGCCGGTCATCATGCTGTCGGGCCGTGCCCACTACTACGAGAAGGGTGACCCGCGCGCCATGCGCTTCCCCATCGAGGTACTGAAGGGGCTTGGCGTCCAGTCAATTGTACTGACGAACTCTGCGGGTTCTCTCCGTCAGGACATGCCGCCCGGCTCGGTGATGCAGATCACCGACCATATCAACTACTCGGGCATGAATCCTTTGATCGGGGAAGAGGGCGACCGGCGGTTCGTGGGAATGACCAACGCCTATGATGCCGAACTCGCAACCGACATGCGCAACGCGGCGATACGCTGTGGCATCCCCTTGTTCACCGGCGTCTACATGTGGTTTTCCGGCCCGAGCTTCGAGACGCCGGCGGAAATCCGGATGGCGCGGACCTTGGGAGCAGACGCCGTCGGTATGTCCACCGTCCCGGAGGTGATCCTGGCACGCTTCTTCGGTCTGCGCGTTGCTGCCGCTTCGGTGATCACGAATTTCGGTGCCGGCATGACTGGAGAGGAACTCAGCCACGAGGAGACGAAGGATATGGCCCCTGTCGGCGGCCGCCGCCTAGCCGCCATCCTTGAGGAAATGCTGGCGGACAAGGGACTGTGA
- the deoC gene encoding deoxyribose-phosphate aldolase gives MEINTPREAASFALSLLDLTNLRDDCDAAAIETLCRRAQTPYGSAAAICIWPRFVAQARALLGQGHPVRIATVVNFPSGGLPVADVVGETRQAISDGADEIDLVIPYRRLLDGDEAAVTDMVEAVRSACPQACLKVILETGELKDSALISRASELAIAAGADFIKTSTGKVSVNATLEAADIMLRTIRASRKRVGFKPAGGIATVSDADLYLRLAETIMGPNWVMPSTFRFGASGLLDDILAVLSGAASPRAATGY, from the coding sequence ATGGAGATCAACACTCCGCGGGAAGCCGCCAGCTTCGCGCTTTCTCTGCTCGACCTCACCAACCTTCGCGATGATTGCGATGCGGCTGCGATCGAGACACTGTGCCGGCGGGCGCAAACCCCTTACGGCTCTGCGGCCGCGATCTGCATCTGGCCGCGATTCGTGGCGCAGGCGAGGGCACTCCTCGGGCAGGGCCATCCGGTCCGCATTGCGACAGTGGTGAATTTCCCGTCTGGCGGCCTTCCGGTTGCCGATGTGGTGGGGGAGACGCGGCAGGCGATCAGCGATGGTGCCGATGAGATCGATCTCGTCATTCCCTACCGACGTCTGCTTGATGGCGACGAAGCCGCCGTCACCGACATGGTTGAGGCAGTGCGCAGTGCCTGCCCACAGGCCTGCCTCAAGGTCATCCTGGAGACCGGCGAACTGAAGGACAGCGCCCTGATAAGCCGGGCGTCCGAACTGGCGATCGCGGCCGGTGCCGATTTCATCAAGACCTCCACGGGCAAGGTGTCTGTCAACGCCACGCTCGAGGCTGCGGACATCATGCTGCGCACCATACGAGCGTCCCGGAAGCGCGTCGGCTTCAAGCCCGCAGGGGGTATCGCCACGGTCTCCGACGCAGACCTCTATCTGCGGCTTGCCGAAACCATCATGGGGCCGAACTGGGTCATGCCGTCGACGTTCCGGTTTGGTGCGTCCGGTCTTCTCGACGACATTCTGGCGGTGCTGAGTGGCGCCGCCTCGCCGCGCGCAGCCACGGGCTACTGA
- the deoA gene encoding thymidine phosphorylase, with product MIPQEIIRRKRDGQELAAEEISAFIEGLTREDITEGQAAAFAMAVFFRGMSRDETVALTLAMRDSGEVMDWPGVGRPVSDKHSTGGVGDNVSLMLAPIVAACGLAVPMISGRGLGHTGGTLDKLQSIPGYNVMPDPALLRRVVSDVGCAIIGQTGDLAPADRRLYAIRDVTATVESVPLITASILSKKLAAGLQTLVLDVKVGNGAFMEAPEDAARLARSLVDVANGAGTRTSALLTDMNQPLADAAGNAVEVRNAIDFLMGRKNGSRLHEVVVALAAEMLQQAQARRSAEEARAAAIAALDSGKALEIFARMVHALGGPSDFIEKPAQYLPKAPVVIPVPAPHEGWLAACATRDVGLAVVELGGGRKRPQDTIDHGVGLDQIQPLGTRVSKGDPIAFVHANTEAQAQGAVAALTPSFRIADAAPEPSPVVLERVA from the coding sequence ATGATTCCCCAAGAGATCATCCGCCGGAAGCGCGACGGGCAGGAACTCGCGGCTGAGGAGATCTCGGCCTTCATCGAAGGCCTGACCCGTGAGGATATCACGGAGGGGCAGGCTGCGGCCTTCGCCATGGCTGTCTTCTTTCGGGGCATGTCCCGTGATGAGACAGTTGCGCTCACTCTTGCCATGCGCGATTCCGGCGAGGTCATGGATTGGCCGGGTGTGGGCCGGCCCGTATCCGATAAGCATTCGACCGGTGGCGTCGGAGACAACGTCTCCCTGATGCTTGCCCCCATCGTGGCGGCCTGCGGCCTCGCAGTACCGATGATCTCCGGCAGGGGGCTCGGCCACACCGGCGGAACGCTGGACAAGCTTCAGTCGATCCCGGGCTACAATGTCATGCCGGATCCCGCGCTGCTCCGCCGGGTCGTTTCGGATGTGGGCTGTGCGATCATTGGCCAGACGGGGGATCTTGCGCCGGCGGATCGTCGCCTTTACGCCATCCGCGACGTGACTGCGACGGTGGAGTCCGTGCCCCTCATCACCGCCTCCATCCTTTCGAAGAAGCTCGCTGCCGGGCTCCAGACACTCGTACTGGACGTGAAGGTGGGCAATGGCGCCTTCATGGAAGCCCCGGAGGATGCCGCCAGGCTCGCCCGCTCCCTTGTCGATGTCGCCAACGGAGCCGGGACCCGTACGAGCGCGCTCCTGACCGACATGAACCAGCCGCTCGCCGATGCTGCTGGCAACGCCGTCGAAGTCAGGAATGCTATCGACTTCCTGATGGGGCGGAAGAACGGCAGCCGGCTGCATGAGGTGGTCGTCGCGCTTGCAGCCGAGATGCTCCAGCAGGCGCAAGCCCGCCGGAGCGCAGAGGAGGCTCGGGCCGCAGCCATTGCCGCACTCGACAGCGGTAAGGCCCTGGAGATCTTCGCCCGCATGGTCCACGCCCTTGGCGGGCCGTCCGACTTCATCGAGAAGCCGGCCCAGTATTTGCCAAAGGCACCGGTTGTCATACCCGTGCCGGCCCCGCACGAAGGATGGCTTGCTGCCTGCGCAACGCGTGACGTGGGTCTCGCCGTCGTCGAACTCGGCGGTGGCCGCAAGCGCCCCCAGGACACTATTGATCACGGTGTGGGCCTCGACCAAATACAGCCACTCGGAACGAGGGTGTCGAAAGGTGATCCGATTGCCTTCGTGCATGCAAACACCGAAGCCCAAGCGCAAGGTGCTGTGGCCGCGCTCACGCCTTCATTCAGGATTGCCGATGCTGCGCCGGAGCCTAGCCCGGTCGTGCTGGAACGGGTTGCCTGA
- a CDS encoding TIGR02281 family clan AA aspartic protease, translating into MIGRNIFLFAVGAVLMSQVPSLLGLTDISEPVKTTQATAPSAPPSPARLAAISADDRGHFNAVFRINGRPVDGMIDTGASLVALNESTARRIGIAGSRLQFKHQVSTANGKTEAAHVVLDEVELQGVRVRQVDAFVLRDTALSSTLVGMSFLKKLKSFRVDRGTLKLSQ; encoded by the coding sequence ATGATCGGACGCAACATCTTCCTGTTCGCAGTCGGCGCCGTACTGATGTCGCAGGTGCCGTCACTGCTCGGGCTGACGGACATCTCGGAGCCGGTGAAGACTACGCAGGCCACTGCGCCTTCGGCGCCGCCGTCGCCTGCGCGGCTTGCGGCGATTTCCGCCGACGACCGGGGACACTTCAACGCCGTCTTCCGCATCAACGGGCGGCCCGTCGACGGCATGATCGACACCGGCGCCTCCCTGGTCGCCCTGAACGAGAGTACAGCTAGACGGATCGGCATCGCCGGTAGCCGGCTGCAGTTCAAGCACCAGGTCAGCACGGCCAATGGCAAGACCGAGGCTGCGCATGTCGTGCTGGATGAGGTGGAGCTCCAAGGCGTCCGGGTGCGGCAGGTGGATGCATTCGTGCTGCGCGACACGGCACTTTCCTCGACACTGGTGGGCATGAGCTTCCTGAAAAAGCTGAAATCCTTCAGAGTAGACCGCGGGACCCTGAAACTCTCGCAGTGA
- the upp gene encoding uracil phosphoribosyltransferase, whose product MDGVTVIDHPLVQHKLTIMRKKETSTAGFRRLLREISTLLCYEVTRDLELTMETIETPLQEMQSPVLEGKKLVFASILRAGNGLLEGMLELVPSARVSHIGVYRDHETLQAVEYFFKAPDDIAERLIIVVDPMLATGNSAIAAIDKLKERGAHNIRFLCLLAAPEGIESFRKHHPDVPVYTASIDSHLNENGYIVPGLGDAGDRMYGTK is encoded by the coding sequence ATGGACGGCGTCACGGTCATCGATCATCCGCTGGTGCAGCACAAGCTGACGATCATGCGCAAGAAGGAGACATCGACGGCGGGATTCCGGCGTCTGCTGCGTGAGATCTCTACCTTGCTCTGCTACGAGGTCACCCGCGATCTCGAACTGACGATGGAAACCATCGAGACGCCACTTCAGGAGATGCAATCGCCGGTCCTCGAAGGCAAGAAACTCGTCTTCGCATCGATCCTGCGCGCCGGAAACGGTCTTCTCGAGGGCATGCTGGAACTGGTTCCCTCGGCACGGGTCTCCCACATCGGGGTCTACCGCGACCACGAGACGCTGCAGGCGGTGGAGTACTTTTTCAAGGCGCCCGATGACATCGCAGAACGGCTGATCATCGTGGTCGATCCGATGCTGGCGACCGGCAATTCGGCGATTGCGGCCATTGACAAGCTGAAGGAGCGCGGCGCGCACAACATCCGCTTCCTCTGCCTGCTGGCAGCACCGGAAGGGATCGAGAGCTTCCGCAAGCACCACCCGGACGTGCCTGTCTACACGGCATCCATCGACAGCCACCTCAACGAGAACGGCTACATTGTTCCTGGGCTCGGCGACGCCGGGGATCGGATGTACGGAACGAAATAG
- a CDS encoding adenosine deaminase: MTRPLLKAEIHCHIEGAATPVLAASQAGKYGVDTTDFLRDGAYVWNDFSEFLVCYDRVAALFRTDADYALLTESYLTELAEANTIYSEIIVSPDHGDRIGLGADAYLSGICEGIRRAHEKTGIEARIIVTGERHFGPGRVIAAAEYAARSQNPLVTGFNMAGEERMGRVADYARAFDIARDAGLGLTIHAGEVCGPFSVIDALDLVRPSRLGHGVRAVEDPQLVARLRDLGTVLEVCPGSNIALNVYPDFHHHPLRRLHQAGVRVCLNSDDPPFFHTSLEREYEIASSVMGFSVAEINTMTSTAIEAAFVDEATRQRLLERLADDTLAAQPQANQA; the protein is encoded by the coding sequence TTGACCCGACCTCTTCTGAAGGCCGAGATCCACTGCCATATCGAAGGGGCAGCAACGCCGGTTCTTGCCGCGAGCCAGGCGGGCAAATACGGCGTCGACACGACCGACTTCCTCCGCGATGGCGCGTATGTCTGGAACGACTTCTCCGAGTTTCTCGTCTGCTATGACCGAGTCGCGGCTCTTTTCCGCACGGATGCGGATTATGCGCTGCTGACGGAGAGCTATCTCACGGAACTGGCAGAGGCTAACACGATCTACAGCGAGATCATCGTTTCCCCCGATCATGGTGACCGAATCGGACTTGGCGCCGACGCCTATCTCTCCGGCATCTGCGAAGGCATCCGCCGGGCGCACGAGAAGACGGGTATCGAGGCCCGCATCATCGTGACCGGCGAGCGTCACTTCGGCCCGGGCAGGGTCATCGCAGCTGCCGAATACGCCGCGCGCAGCCAAAACCCGCTGGTGACCGGTTTCAACATGGCAGGCGAGGAGCGCATGGGCCGCGTCGCCGACTATGCCCGTGCCTTCGACATCGCCCGGGACGCAGGTCTCGGATTGACGATCCATGCAGGCGAGGTCTGTGGCCCGTTCAGCGTCATCGATGCACTCGACCTCGTGCGCCCCTCGCGTCTCGGCCACGGGGTGCGCGCCGTGGAGGATCCGCAACTCGTTGCGCGTCTCCGCGATCTCGGCACGGTTCTGGAGGTCTGCCCCGGCTCAAACATTGCCCTCAACGTCTACCCTGACTTCCACCACCACCCGCTACGCCGGCTCCACCAGGCGGGGGTCCGGGTGTGCCTCAACTCGGACGATCCGCCCTTCTTCCACACCTCGCTCGAGCGGGAATACGAGATCGCTTCCAGCGTAATGGGTTTCTCGGTTGCCGAGATCAATACCATGACAAGCACTGCGATCGAGGCGGCCTTCGTCGACGAGGCAACACGCCAGCGGCTGCTTGAGCGGTTGGCTGACGACACTTTGGCGGCTCAACCACAGGCAAACCAGGCCTAG
- a CDS encoding phosphopentomutase, with product MARAFLFVLDSFGVGGAHDAAAYGDLGSNTLGHIAEFCAAGAADRAGLRTGPLKLPNMSSLGLLEIARLASGDYPAGMPLPERIFGLHGAADEVSRGKDTPSGHWEIAGTPVMFDWGYFPSDGDAFPPELVEAICSEGGVPGILGNCHASGTEIIVRLGEEHIRSGMPICYTSSDSVLQIAAHETHFGLERLIDLCKTVRRLVDPLNIGRVIARPFIGETPVDFERTGNRRDFSVPPPEPTLLDRLIEAGGKVHAIGKIGDIFAHQGVSRVVKANGNAALMAATLDAMEVAESGDLVFTNFVDFDQLYGHRRDVPGYAAALESFDRALPEIHRRLKAGDLVILTADHGCDPTWRGTDHTRERVPVMAFGPGIRSRDIGIRPTYADIGESVAAHLGIPAGSHGWSFL from the coding sequence ATGGCGCGTGCCTTTCTCTTCGTTCTGGACTCCTTCGGCGTCGGTGGCGCTCACGATGCCGCTGCCTATGGCGATCTGGGCTCCAACACACTCGGCCACATCGCCGAATTCTGTGCCGCCGGAGCCGCCGACCGCGCAGGCTTGCGGACGGGGCCGCTGAAGCTGCCCAACATGTCCTCGCTCGGCCTCCTGGAGATAGCGAGGTTGGCGAGCGGCGACTATCCGGCAGGCATGCCGCTTCCCGAGCGGATCTTTGGATTGCATGGTGCCGCGGATGAAGTTTCGCGGGGCAAGGATACGCCATCAGGACATTGGGAGATTGCCGGCACCCCGGTGATGTTCGACTGGGGCTATTTCCCCTCTGATGGGGATGCCTTCCCACCGGAACTGGTGGAGGCGATCTGCAGCGAAGGCGGTGTGCCGGGCATCCTCGGCAACTGCCATGCCTCCGGCACCGAGATCATCGTACGCCTCGGCGAGGAACATATCCGTTCTGGAATGCCGATCTGCTACACGTCCAGCGATTCCGTGCTGCAGATTGCCGCCCATGAAACCCATTTCGGTCTGGAGCGGCTGATCGATCTCTGCAAGACGGTCCGCCGTCTCGTGGATCCGCTCAACATCGGCAGGGTGATCGCCCGTCCGTTCATCGGGGAGACGCCGGTCGACTTCGAAAGGACGGGCAACAGGCGCGACTTTTCAGTCCCGCCTCCGGAGCCGACGCTGCTGGATCGCCTTATCGAAGCGGGGGGCAAGGTCCATGCGATCGGCAAGATCGGCGATATCTTCGCCCACCAGGGCGTGTCCCGCGTCGTGAAGGCCAACGGCAATGCCGCATTGATGGCCGCCACACTGGATGCCATGGAGGTCGCCGAGAGCGGAGACCTGGTCTTCACCAACTTCGTCGACTTCGACCAGTTGTATGGACACCGGCGCGATGTACCGGGCTATGCAGCAGCGCTCGAGAGCTTCGACCGTGCGCTGCCGGAAATTCATCGACGGCTCAAGGCGGGGGATCTGGTGATCCTCACCGCTGATCACGGCTGCGATCCCACATGGCGAGGCACGGACCATACGCGTGAGCGGGTGCCGGTCATGGCCTTCGGCCCCGGAATCCGCTCCCGCGATATCGGTATCCGGCCGACCTATGCGGATATTGGCGAGTCGGTGGCGGCGCACCTCGGCATCCCCGCCGGCTCGCATGGATGGAGTTTCCTTTGA
- a CDS encoding TadE/TadG family type IV pilus assembly protein, translating into MGWTTPSGIVRKASKVAARLWRDRQGVGAVEFALIAPLLLMIYITVFELTIGLSVSKRVARASGAIADLVTQQPSVSKSSLAEMMNVAQSIFVPYGASDISLDITGIKVGSSSSTVAWSWNEAGDKPYGTGSLIDIPTQMKVPDSFIVHAELSIPHRLLMFMPGLLPSEVRDITIRRDYYFRSRSGKEITCADC; encoded by the coding sequence ATGGGATGGACAACGCCGAGCGGCATCGTGAGGAAGGCCAGCAAGGTCGCTGCGCGCCTCTGGCGTGACCGCCAAGGCGTGGGCGCCGTCGAGTTCGCTTTGATCGCGCCGCTGCTCCTGATGATCTACATCACCGTCTTCGAACTGACGATCGGCCTGAGCGTCTCGAAGAGGGTCGCCCGTGCCTCCGGAGCGATCGCCGATCTCGTGACCCAGCAGCCGAGCGTTTCCAAGAGCTCGCTCGCAGAGATGATGAATGTCGCCCAGAGCATTTTCGTGCCATACGGGGCATCGGACATCTCTCTCGACATAACAGGGATCAAGGTTGGCTCTTCCAGCTCGACGGTCGCCTGGTCCTGGAACGAAGCGGGGGACAAGCCTTACGGCACGGGAAGCCTCATCGACATTCCCACGCAGATGAAGGTGCCAGACTCCTTCATCGTCCATGCGGAACTGTCCATTCCTCACCGGCTGCTGATGTTCATGCCGGGGCTGTTGCCGAGCGAAGTACGCGACATTACAATCCGGCGCGACTACTACTTCCGTTCTCGAAGCGGCAAGGAGATCACGTGCGCCGACTGTTGA
- a CDS encoding TadE/TadG family type IV pilus assembly protein yields the protein MCRNKHNAPDDVSCARRQRLSARFVRSRDGAAAIEFALLAIPYFLIVFAIIETFVAFTGEQLVSNAVDTLSRQIRTGQITAANTTKADFRGKFCDEVSILITCSGEDSSKLILDIRSFSKFAEIPDDIPRKNGDLDATDTFAPGGPASINMLRAYYRWSVLTDLVRPYISGLRPADGSLPKEFLIVATASFQNEDYE from the coding sequence ATGTGCCGGAACAAACACAATGCCCCGGATGACGTATCCTGCGCCCGTCGCCAACGCTTGAGCGCGCGCTTCGTCCGCTCGCGCGACGGCGCTGCCGCGATCGAATTCGCCCTGCTCGCAATCCCCTATTTCCTGATCGTCTTTGCCATCATCGAGACTTTTGTTGCGTTCACCGGTGAGCAACTGGTGTCTAACGCAGTCGATACGCTCTCGCGCCAGATACGGACGGGGCAGATCACGGCTGCGAATACCACCAAGGCCGATTTTCGCGGCAAGTTCTGCGACGAGGTATCCATCCTCATCACATGCAGCGGAGAGGACAGCAGCAAGCTGATCCTCGACATCCGCAGCTTCTCCAAGTTCGCCGAGATTCCCGACGACATCCCGCGCAAGAACGGCGACCTGGACGCGACGGATACGTTCGCTCCCGGCGGGCCGGCCAGCATCAACATGCTGCGCGCCTATTACCGGTGGAGCGTCCTTACCGATCTCGTGCGCCCCTATATTTCCGGCCTGAGACCGGCTGACGGATCGCTTCCCAAGGAATTTCTAATCGTTGCCACTGCCTCCTTCCAGAACGAGGACTACGAGTGA
- a CDS encoding pilus assembly protein N-terminal domain-containing protein yields MFCTYALRLGLALLALAGGAWPASAQEEDILRVFMNHARVLRLDRPVSKVIVGNAKVADATVADPTTIVVTGRSFGTTNLVLLDSDGNAIADERVLVSIDEGNTVRVFRPSDRKILSCTPTCEEHAEFPQGTP; encoded by the coding sequence ATGTTCTGCACGTACGCCCTTCGTCTCGGCCTCGCCCTCCTCGCGCTCGCGGGCGGCGCGTGGCCAGCATCGGCCCAGGAGGAGGACATTCTTCGCGTCTTCATGAACCATGCCCGGGTCCTGCGGCTCGACCGACCGGTCAGCAAGGTCATCGTCGGCAATGCCAAGGTCGCCGACGCCACCGTGGCCGACCCGACGACCATCGTTGTCACGGGGCGCAGCTTCGGCACCACCAACCTCGTCCTGCTGGACAGCGACGGCAATGCCATCGCCGACGAGCGTGTGCTCGTGTCGATCGATGAGGGGAACACGGTTCGCGTATTCCGCCCGTCCGATCGCAAGATCCTCTCCTGCACGCCAACGTGTGAAGAGCATGCGGAATTCCCGCAGGGCACGCCGTAG
- a CDS encoding Flp family type IVb pilin, whose translation MSKFFARFKKDESGATAIEYGLIAALISVALIAGATTLGNTLNDTFSSISGKMQTANNKTY comes from the coding sequence ATGTCGAAGTTTTTCGCTCGCTTCAAGAAAGATGAATCCGGTGCGACCGCCATCGAATATGGTCTGATCGCAGCCCTCATTTCCGTTGCCCTGATCGCCGGCGCAACCACGCTCGGCAACACGCTGAACGATACCTTCAGCTCGATCTCCGGCAAGATGCAGACTGCCAACAACAAGACCTACTGA
- a CDS encoding A24 family peptidase: protein MSSAAVLLVLPMCLLIAAVSDLFTMTIPNRISIFLLASFAVLAPVSGLPWAEISMSIAAGAVVLAVCFGFFYLNIMGGGDVKLLAASAVWFGFSAALGAFIVQTALWGGLITLLVMLLRSQANRFAMIGHILPAPVLVSKKVPYGVAIGIAGVLTFWSSPIAVSALTLLQK, encoded by the coding sequence ATGAGCTCTGCAGCAGTCTTGTTGGTTCTGCCCATGTGCCTGCTCATCGCGGCTGTCAGCGACCTCTTCACCATGACGATACCCAACAGGATATCGATCTTTCTCCTCGCATCCTTTGCCGTCCTGGCGCCGGTCTCCGGCCTTCCGTGGGCCGAGATCAGCATGAGCATTGCAGCAGGCGCGGTCGTGCTCGCCGTCTGCTTCGGGTTCTTCTACCTGAACATCATGGGTGGCGGGGATGTGAAGCTCCTGGCAGCCTCGGCCGTCTGGTTCGGTTTCAGCGCCGCGCTCGGCGCCTTCATCGTTCAGACCGCCCTCTGGGGTGGTCTCATTACATTGCTCGTGATGTTGCTTCGCTCGCAGGCGAATCGCTTCGCAATGATCGGCCACATTCTCCCGGCCCCCGTCCTTGTATCCAAGAAGGTGCCCTATGGGGTCGCAATCGGCATCGCCGGCGTGCTGACATTCTGGAGCTCGCCGATTGCGGTGAGCGCGCTGACCCTCCTCCAGAAGTGA
- the cpaB gene encoding Flp pilus assembly protein CpaB → MKPARILILTVAVVAAGLAGVLAMRLSGTSAPQIAETIIEKQPSINVLVSSANLPVGSRLNEENLRWLPWPEDGVVEGVITQSARPEAITELSGMVVRLPLFEGEPVRAEKIADSSNRIMSSLLPAGKRAVATEISVATGAGGFVLPNDRVDVIMVRRSEEGRFLTEEVLTNIRVLAVDQQIQESQDGQKTVIGTTATLELTPDQAKVITVAQQMADRLTLALRSVADAQEPDTIAADYLLSGGGRAEIQVIKSGAIVGNQKAAGANAQ, encoded by the coding sequence ATGAAACCCGCTCGTATCCTGATTTTGACGGTTGCCGTCGTTGCAGCAGGCCTGGCCGGCGTGCTGGCCATGCGGCTGTCCGGCACGAGCGCGCCGCAGATCGCCGAGACGATCATTGAGAAACAGCCGAGCATCAATGTCCTTGTCTCGTCTGCGAACCTGCCGGTCGGAAGTCGCCTGAACGAGGAAAACCTGCGCTGGCTGCCTTGGCCCGAGGATGGTGTCGTCGAAGGAGTGATCACGCAGTCGGCGCGGCCCGAGGCCATCACCGAGCTGAGCGGCATGGTCGTCCGCCTGCCGCTTTTCGAAGGCGAGCCGGTCCGGGCCGAAAAGATAGCAGACTCCTCGAACCGGATCATGTCTTCGCTCCTGCCTGCCGGCAAGCGGGCCGTCGCCACGGAGATTTCGGTTGCAACGGGTGCGGGCGGTTTCGTTCTTCCAAACGACCGTGTCGACGTCATCATGGTCCGCCGCAGCGAGGAAGGGCGCTTCCTGACGGAGGAAGTGCTCACGAACATCCGCGTATTAGCGGTCGACCAGCAAATCCAGGAAAGCCAGGACGGCCAGAAAACCGTCATCGGCACAACGGCCACCCTCGAGCTAACCCCGGATCAGGCGAAGGTCATCACCGTGGCCCAGCAGATGGCGGACCGCCTGACGCTTGCGCTTCGCTCGGTCGCCGATGCGCAGGAACCCGATACCATCGCGGCCGACTACCTGTTGAGCGGCGGCGGACGGGCAGAGATTCAGGTCATCAAGTCGGGCGCCATCGTCGGGAACCAGAAGGCGGCAGGGGCAAATGCACAGTAA